A stretch of the Halomonas sp. CH40 genome encodes the following:
- the arsB gene encoding ACR3 family arsenite efflux transporter, giving the protein MTTDKDNSAPSTSSGMGLFERFLSLWVALAIIAGIALGQWAPAVPETLSRFEYAQVSIPVAILIWAMIFPMMAQIDFTAILGVRRQPKGLIITTTVNWLIKPFSMFAIAWFFLTVVFSPFIAPELANQYLAGAILLGAAPCTAMVFVWSYLTRGDAAYTLVQVSLNDLIMLFAFAPIVVFLLGISNIQVPWNTVALSVLLYIVIPLTAGYITRQSLIKKHGSEWYDNVFMKRVGPITPAALIITLVLLFAFQGEVILNNPLHIVLIAIPLILQTFLIFFIAYGWAKAWQVPHNIAAPGAMIGASNFFELAVAAAIALFGLQSGAALATVVGVLVEVPLMLALVRIANKTRQHFPAPAKG; this is encoded by the coding sequence ATGACCACTGATAAAGACAATAGCGCCCCCAGCACGTCTTCAGGCATGGGGCTCTTCGAACGCTTTTTATCCCTTTGGGTGGCCTTGGCAATTATTGCCGGCATTGCCCTGGGGCAATGGGCGCCTGCCGTGCCGGAAACCTTATCGCGCTTTGAGTATGCGCAGGTATCCATTCCGGTGGCGATACTGATCTGGGCGATGATCTTCCCCATGATGGCGCAGATAGATTTCACTGCCATCCTCGGCGTTCGGCGCCAGCCCAAGGGGCTGATTATCACCACTACTGTGAACTGGCTGATCAAGCCCTTCAGCATGTTCGCCATTGCCTGGTTCTTTCTAACCGTGGTGTTCAGCCCCTTTATCGCCCCTGAACTGGCTAATCAATACCTGGCCGGTGCCATTCTGTTAGGCGCTGCGCCTTGCACGGCTATGGTCTTTGTGTGGAGTTACCTGACCCGCGGCGATGCGGCCTATACCCTGGTTCAGGTCTCTCTGAATGACCTCATCATGCTGTTTGCCTTTGCGCCGATTGTTGTCTTTCTGCTGGGTATTTCGAATATTCAGGTGCCTTGGAACACCGTTGCCCTTTCGGTACTTTTGTATATCGTCATACCGCTGACAGCGGGCTATATCACCCGTCAGTCGCTGATCAAGAAACACGGCAGCGAATGGTACGACAACGTCTTTATGAAACGCGTTGGGCCCATTACGCCCGCCGCTCTGATTATTACCCTGGTACTACTGTTTGCTTTTCAGGGTGAAGTGATCCTCAATAACCCGCTGCATATTGTCTTGATTGCCATCCCGCTGATTCTGCAAACCTTCCTGATCTTCTTTATCGCTTACGGTTGGGCCAAAGCCTGGCAGGTACCGCATAACATCGCAGCACCCGGTGCCATGATAGGAGCCAGCAACTTTTTTGAGCTGGCCGTTGCGGCAGCCATTGCCCTGTTTGGCCTTCAATCCGGTGCGGCGCTGGCCACCGTTGTCGGCGTGCTGGTAGAAGTCCCGCTGATGCTCGCGCTGGTGCGGATTGCCAATAAGACACGCCAGCATTTTCCGGCACCTGCGAAAGGATAA
- a CDS encoding arsenate reductase ArsC translates to MSKRRVLFLCNANSARSLMGEVLLRSMAGDRFEAFSAGSEPDQPHAFTLEALEKQGLPVTNLKSKSLDLFEGEHFDCVIVLCDKARQACREFEGGAGEILHWDIRDPRLIGKPDAYEQALLEIRRRLQLWIPLHK, encoded by the coding sequence ATGTCTAAACGCCGCGTTCTGTTTTTGTGCAACGCTAACTCCGCCCGTTCCCTGATGGGAGAGGTGCTTCTGCGCTCCATGGCGGGTGACCGGTTTGAGGCGTTCAGTGCGGGTTCCGAGCCGGATCAGCCGCATGCATTTACGCTGGAAGCGCTTGAAAAGCAGGGCTTACCGGTGACCAATCTAAAGAGTAAGTCACTGGATCTGTTTGAAGGCGAACACTTTGATTGCGTGATTGTGCTTTGCGATAAAGCACGCCAGGCATGTCGCGAATTTGAAGGCGGAGCAGGTGAAATTCTGCACTGGGATATCCGTGACCCGAGACTGATCGGTAAGCCTGATGCCTATGAACAGGCGCTGTTGGAAATTCGCCGCCGCTTGCAGCTGTGGATTCCTCTACATAAATAA
- a CDS encoding universal stress protein produces MFAHVLIGVDFSAAWPVLQQRLMRLRGKGVNTITLASIISPKEIANPTLSDRQQLQQRLENEAQPFRDIGLAVTCLIDAGKPSECLAAMAVAQQADVILCGSKGSGGFTERLLGSTIQRLSHLSQTPLWMEPINAAYELRHGYTTLILATDVSSSAVPAERLFEQLAEHFRNRVALISEALLYADGRGREVAELHLIALATRIPKLDSVIVSGQARKALIDEAKRWEADLLIIGQQGHSRFKERLLGNTAEALLEGIDCPVLVVPHP; encoded by the coding sequence ATGTTCGCTCACGTATTGATTGGCGTTGATTTTTCTGCCGCCTGGCCAGTTCTTCAGCAGCGTCTGATGCGCCTGCGTGGCAAAGGGGTTAACACCATTACGCTGGCGAGCATCATCAGCCCAAAAGAAATTGCTAACCCCACCTTGAGCGACAGACAACAGCTGCAGCAACGTCTGGAAAATGAAGCGCAGCCGTTCAGGGATATCGGCTTGGCAGTCACTTGCCTGATTGACGCAGGCAAACCCAGTGAATGCCTGGCAGCAATGGCAGTAGCACAGCAAGCCGACGTCATTCTGTGCGGCAGCAAAGGTAGCGGCGGCTTTACTGAAAGGCTGCTGGGCAGCACCATCCAACGGCTTTCCCATTTAAGCCAGACACCTTTATGGATGGAACCTATCAACGCTGCGTATGAGCTTCGCCATGGTTACACGACACTGATACTGGCGACAGATGTTTCGTCTTCTGCAGTACCTGCCGAGCGACTGTTTGAACAACTGGCGGAACATTTCCGCAACCGGGTGGCGCTGATCTCAGAGGCTTTACTTTACGCGGACGGCCGTGGCCGTGAAGTGGCTGAACTTCACCTTATCGCCCTGGCCACTCGCATTCCCAAGCTCGATAGTGTGATTGTCTCAGGCCAGGCTCGCAAAGCCTTGATCGACGAAGCCAAGCGCTGGGAGGCCGATCTGCTGATCATTGGCCAACAAGGCCACAGCAGGTTCAAAGAGCGCCTGCTGGGCAATACCGCAGAAGCGCTTCTTGAAGGAATTGACTGCCCCGTTCTGGTGGTTCCCCACCCATAG
- a CDS encoding acetyl-CoA C-acyltransferase, producing the protein MSQRDDVVFLSATRTPMGGMMGSLSSMTAPELAAVAISAAVERAGIQGEDINEGIMGCVLPAGVKQGPARQAMRQAGIPDANGATTINKLCGSGMKAAMLAHDIIKAGSGDFVLAGGMESMSNAPHLMTKARAGYRLGHGELKDHMFLDGLEDAETGKLMGVFAQEIATQRGYSRERLDDFAIASLERAMEATNAGHLDAEMAPVTVKSRKGESVVSHDEQPFQAKLDKIRELRPAFAKDGTLTAANSSSISDGASALIITRQSLADQRGLQPLARMLGHSTNSRHPSEFTIAPVGAIEKLMAKLDWTVDDVDLFEINEAFSVVTLMAMDDLGLPHEKVNIYGGACAQGHPIGSTGSRIIVTLIHALRTQGGKRGIASLCIGGGEATAVAIELIN; encoded by the coding sequence ATGAGCCAACGTGACGATGTTGTATTTCTTTCCGCCACACGCACGCCAATGGGCGGCATGATGGGTAGCCTTTCCAGCATGACAGCTCCCGAGCTGGCGGCAGTGGCCATCAGCGCTGCGGTTGAGCGTGCAGGTATTCAAGGCGAGGATATCAATGAAGGCATCATGGGCTGTGTGCTTCCCGCGGGCGTCAAGCAGGGCCCGGCTCGGCAAGCCATGCGCCAGGCCGGCATTCCTGATGCCAACGGTGCCACCACCATCAACAAGCTGTGTGGCTCAGGCATGAAAGCTGCCATGCTGGCTCACGATATTATCAAGGCGGGCAGTGGCGACTTTGTACTGGCGGGCGGCATGGAATCCATGTCTAACGCTCCTCACCTGATGACCAAAGCGCGTGCCGGTTATCGTCTGGGCCATGGGGAACTCAAAGACCATATGTTCCTGGACGGGCTGGAAGATGCCGAGACCGGCAAGCTGATGGGGGTTTTTGCCCAGGAGATTGCCACCCAGCGCGGTTACAGCCGAGAGCGGCTGGATGACTTTGCTATCGCCTCCCTGGAACGCGCCATGGAGGCTACCAATGCTGGCCACCTGGACGCAGAAATGGCCCCTGTCACAGTCAAAAGCCGCAAAGGCGAAAGCGTGGTTTCCCACGATGAACAGCCGTTTCAGGCCAAGCTGGACAAGATCCGTGAATTACGCCCGGCGTTTGCCAAAGATGGCACCCTGACCGCCGCTAACTCAAGCTCTATCTCGGACGGTGCTTCCGCGCTGATCATAACGCGCCAGAGCCTCGCGGATCAGAGAGGCCTGCAACCGCTCGCACGCATGCTCGGGCACAGCACAAATTCGCGCCATCCCAGTGAGTTCACCATCGCCCCGGTTGGCGCCATTGAAAAGCTGATGGCCAAGCTTGACTGGACGGTTGACGATGTAGATCTGTTTGAAATCAACGAAGCCTTTTCTGTGGTTACCCTGATGGCGATGGATGATCTGGGCCTGCCCCATGAGAAAGTGAACATCTATGGCGGTGCCTGTGCCCAAGGCCATCCGATTGGCTCTACCGGCTCACGGATCATTGTTACTCTGATTCATGCCTTGCGTACCCAGGGAGGCAAGCGCGGCATTGCCAGCCTGTGCATTGGCGGCGGTGAAGCCACAGCGGTTGCCATCGAGCTGATCAACTAG
- a CDS encoding TetR/AcrR family transcriptional regulator, translated as MNASPRRKELTRLAAQLFVQEGFDRTTVRMLAQEMGIKSGSLFHHFKDKQEILAAVIEEGTHNALAIAKRSLDESSPSPEARLRAMARAHLETLFTDRNAHVVALFEWRRLDDSAKAHLSHLRDAYEALWVQVIEEALAAGLIHGDRFLISRFVLGALNWTVRWYDPAGPRTPDELAEELIAMIMPAR; from the coding sequence ATGAATGCATCGCCCCGTCGCAAGGAGTTAACCCGCCTGGCCGCCCAGTTGTTTGTTCAGGAGGGCTTTGATCGCACAACGGTGCGTATGCTCGCCCAAGAGATGGGGATCAAGTCGGGAAGCCTGTTTCACCACTTCAAGGATAAGCAGGAAATTCTGGCGGCGGTGATTGAAGAGGGCACACATAACGCCCTGGCAATCGCCAAACGCTCTCTGGATGAAAGTTCGCCTTCACCGGAGGCCCGCCTGCGGGCGATGGCCAGGGCGCATCTGGAAACCCTGTTCACTGATCGCAATGCCCATGTGGTAGCACTGTTCGAATGGCGCCGCCTGGACGATTCAGCAAAGGCGCACCTGAGTCATTTACGCGATGCCTATGAAGCACTCTGGGTGCAGGTGATTGAAGAAGCGCTGGCGGCAGGCCTGATCCACGGCGACCGCTTTCTGATCTCGCGTTTTGTACTGGGCGCTCTTAACTGGACAGTGCGCTGGTATGACCCGGCGGGCCCACGAACGCCGGATGAGCTGGCCGAAGAGTTGATTGCCATGATCATGCCAGCCCGTTAA
- a CDS encoding AMP-binding protein, whose product MTATSLPAYQDYLDDFSVDDVISRLDDHQDGCFNAYEACCGRHVRAGRGDVLALVQEDTQGNTHKLTYTELDQASARLAGWFQSQGLGAGDRIACMLPRTPELLIAVVASWRIGAVYQPLFTAFGPDAVDYRLGRANTKLVITDHANRYKFDGLTQCPPVLAHGGATSEHSDDLDWQDALGHAAMTDKPPRLRADQPFLQMFTSGTVGKPKGVAVPLAGMTAFALYMELAIDLREDDRFWNMADPGWAYGLYYAIAGPLLLGVTTHFCEAGFSAEGALAFMKRHRITNFAAAPTAYRLMKASGLFDDAHQTLELRAASSAGEPLNTEVVTWVEKSLGCPVMDHYGQTETGMTCNNHHALDHPKHVGAMGVPMPGYRLAILDAEYKELPAGQPGVLAVDIKNSPAHFFQGYTWQEKHPFAEGYYLTGDVVIRNEDGTFQFAGRDDDIITTAGYRVGPTDVENSVMTHPAVAESAAVGQPDDIRGEVIKSYIVLRDGYEASDDLAEEIRQQVRERLSTHAFPRVIEFVDELPKTPSGKIQRFKLRAQAAQEATSDSH is encoded by the coding sequence ATGACTGCAACTTCATTGCCAGCTTATCAGGACTATCTTGACGATTTTTCTGTTGATGACGTCATCAGTCGTCTCGACGACCATCAGGATGGGTGCTTCAACGCCTATGAGGCGTGCTGTGGTCGCCATGTGCGAGCAGGGCGGGGGGATGTGCTAGCTCTGGTTCAGGAAGATACCCAAGGTAATACGCACAAGTTGACGTATACGGAACTTGATCAGGCCAGCGCCCGTCTTGCTGGCTGGTTTCAGTCGCAAGGCTTAGGGGCAGGTGACCGTATCGCTTGCATGTTGCCACGTACACCGGAACTGTTGATTGCGGTGGTGGCCTCCTGGCGTATCGGGGCGGTGTATCAGCCTTTGTTTACCGCTTTCGGGCCAGATGCAGTGGATTATCGCCTGGGCCGTGCTAATACCAAGCTGGTGATCACCGATCATGCCAATCGCTATAAGTTCGACGGTTTGACTCAGTGCCCACCGGTGCTGGCGCATGGTGGGGCGACCAGCGAGCACTCTGATGATCTTGACTGGCAAGATGCCCTTGGGCATGCCGCGATGACCGACAAGCCGCCACGCTTGCGGGCGGATCAACCGTTTCTGCAAATGTTTACCTCAGGTACTGTCGGTAAGCCCAAAGGGGTGGCTGTGCCCTTGGCGGGGATGACGGCCTTTGCGCTATATATGGAGCTGGCGATTGATCTGCGTGAAGACGATCGCTTTTGGAACATGGCTGACCCCGGCTGGGCCTATGGCCTTTATTACGCGATTGCTGGACCGCTCCTGCTGGGTGTCACCACGCATTTCTGCGAAGCCGGTTTCAGTGCGGAAGGCGCGCTGGCCTTTATGAAGCGCCACCGGATTACCAACTTTGCCGCAGCGCCCACAGCTTATCGTCTGATGAAAGCGTCCGGTCTGTTTGATGATGCCCATCAGACCCTGGAGCTGCGTGCGGCCAGTTCAGCAGGCGAGCCGCTTAACACAGAGGTGGTCACCTGGGTTGAGAAATCATTAGGTTGCCCGGTGATGGATCATTATGGCCAGACCGAAACAGGCATGACCTGTAATAATCATCATGCGCTTGACCACCCCAAGCATGTCGGTGCCATGGGGGTGCCCATGCCGGGCTATCGGCTGGCGATTCTGGATGCGGAATACAAGGAGCTGCCGGCTGGCCAACCTGGCGTGCTGGCGGTTGATATCAAGAATTCACCCGCGCATTTCTTCCAGGGCTATACCTGGCAGGAAAAACATCCGTTCGCGGAAGGTTATTACCTGACCGGCGATGTGGTGATTCGTAATGAAGATGGTACCTTCCAGTTTGCCGGGCGTGATGATGACATCATTACCACAGCGGGCTATCGGGTAGGACCTACTGACGTTGAGAATAGCGTGATGACGCATCCAGCCGTTGCGGAATCTGCAGCCGTGGGCCAACCGGATGATATTCGCGGTGAGGTGATCAAATCCTATATTGTGCTGCGTGACGGCTATGAAGCCAGCGATGATCTTGCAGAAGAAATTCGCCAGCAGGTACGTGAGCGTCTTTCTACTCATGCTTTCCCACGTGTCATTGAATTTGTCGATGAGCTGCCCAAGACGCCCAGTGGTAAGATTCAGCGTTTCAAATTACGTGCCCAGGCGGCGCAGGAAGCCACGTCAGATAGCCACTGA
- a CDS encoding SDR family NAD(P)-dependent oxidoreductase — MQLTDNTFLITGAASGLGAASARRIVNAGGRVVLCDLQESVADQAKELGEAATFCLGDITSDTDMQQVIDTCVAHSQGRGLAGVVHCAGIVSVGKLVDRDGHPASLEAYSKTININLVGTFNIMRLAAAAMAANTPGEDGERGVIINTASVAAFDGQVGQCAYSASKAGVAGMSLPAARELSRHGIRVMAIAPGVFETPMMSDIPEDAVKALSAAVPFPKRLGKPDEFALMVEQIIVNTMLNGEVIRLDGGIRMQ, encoded by the coding sequence ATGCAGCTGACTGATAACACCTTTTTGATTACCGGTGCAGCATCGGGGCTTGGCGCCGCGTCTGCCCGGCGGATTGTCAATGCGGGTGGGCGGGTCGTTTTGTGCGACCTGCAGGAAAGTGTCGCGGATCAGGCAAAGGAATTGGGCGAGGCCGCTACCTTTTGCCTGGGGGATATTACCTCCGATACTGATATGCAGCAGGTCATTGATACCTGTGTGGCGCACAGCCAAGGGCGCGGTCTGGCAGGTGTGGTGCACTGTGCGGGCATTGTCAGTGTTGGCAAGCTGGTGGATCGCGACGGTCATCCGGCCAGCCTGGAAGCCTATAGCAAAACCATCAATATCAACCTGGTGGGCACGTTTAACATCATGCGATTGGCGGCGGCGGCGATGGCAGCCAATACGCCGGGCGAAGACGGTGAGCGGGGCGTTATTATCAATACAGCCTCTGTTGCTGCCTTTGATGGCCAGGTCGGCCAGTGTGCCTATAGCGCTTCCAAGGCAGGCGTTGCGGGCATGAGTTTGCCCGCTGCCCGGGAACTCTCGCGCCACGGTATTCGCGTCATGGCCATTGCCCCAGGTGTTTTTGAAACGCCCATGATGAGTGATATTCCTGAAGATGCCGTTAAAGCGCTTTCTGCGGCCGTGCCATTTCCCAAGCGTTTGGGCAAGCCTGATGAGTTTGCACTCATGGTCGAACAAATCATTGTGAACACCATGCTCAATGGCGAGGTGATCCGCCTGGATGGTGGTATTCGCATGCAGTAG
- a CDS encoding acyl-CoA dehydrogenase C-terminal domain-containing protein, giving the protein MPTYQAPLRDLRFVMEEMFDYPAHYARLPAGEDATVDVVNAILEEGARFTREVLLPLNQSGDTQGCSLDSGKVTAPDGFREAYQQYVDGGWPSLAADPAFGGQGLPHSLSMVFSEMISSANLAWGMYPGLSHGAADALSHHGTQEQKSTYLSKLTEGVWTGTMCLTEPHCGTDLGLIKTRAVPVENSDGYTLTGTKIFISAGDHDLADNIVHLVLAKLPDAPEGSKGISLFVVPKFLPDAEGNPGERNGVSCGSLEHKMGIHGNATCVMNFDDAVGYLVGAPHKGLACMFTMMNAARLGVGIQGLGLIETSFQNSLSYARDRLQMRALSGAKAPEKMADPIIVHPDVRRMLLTQKAFAEGGRMLVLYTAKMLDIADHVEAGDEKQRAETLLGLLTPIVKAFLTEVAFECTNEGVQIFGGHGFIKEWGMEQLVRDARITRLYEGTTGIQALDLLGRKVLMSQGESLKVLTKEIHVFCKTEANNPLMKEFVEPLATLNAEWGELTMGVGMKAMQDRDEVGAASVDYLMYAGYVSLAYMFALAAKKALAPEKEGDGAFYTAKLDTARFYYQRILPRTRGHAAMVQAGAASLMAISSENMGLGFEI; this is encoded by the coding sequence ATGCCTACCTATCAAGCACCTTTGCGTGATCTGCGTTTTGTTATGGAAGAAATGTTTGATTACCCAGCTCATTATGCGCGTTTGCCTGCGGGTGAAGATGCAACGGTAGATGTGGTTAACGCGATTCTTGAAGAGGGCGCACGTTTCACTCGTGAAGTGCTCCTTCCACTGAACCAGAGTGGTGACACCCAAGGGTGCTCATTGGACAGCGGCAAGGTAACCGCCCCGGATGGTTTCAGAGAGGCCTATCAGCAATATGTGGATGGTGGCTGGCCGAGTCTGGCGGCAGACCCTGCGTTTGGCGGTCAGGGGTTGCCACATTCCTTGTCTATGGTGTTTTCGGAAATGATCAGCTCCGCCAACCTGGCGTGGGGCATGTATCCTGGGCTTTCCCATGGAGCTGCAGATGCGTTAAGTCATCACGGCACCCAGGAGCAGAAATCTACCTATCTGAGCAAGCTGACGGAAGGTGTCTGGACAGGCACCATGTGCCTTACCGAGCCGCATTGCGGTACAGACCTTGGGTTGATCAAGACACGTGCAGTACCGGTCGAGAATAGTGATGGCTACACCCTGACCGGAACCAAGATATTTATCTCTGCTGGCGACCATGATCTGGCAGACAATATTGTGCATTTGGTGTTGGCCAAGCTGCCCGATGCGCCAGAAGGCTCAAAAGGTATTTCGCTATTTGTAGTTCCCAAGTTTCTGCCGGATGCTGAAGGGAACCCGGGGGAGCGAAATGGCGTCAGCTGTGGGTCGCTCGAACATAAAATGGGCATTCACGGTAATGCCACCTGTGTAATGAATTTCGATGATGCCGTTGGTTACCTAGTCGGTGCGCCGCATAAAGGCCTGGCCTGCATGTTTACCATGATGAATGCCGCCCGTCTTGGCGTTGGAATCCAGGGGCTTGGGTTGATCGAAACCAGTTTTCAGAACTCGCTGAGCTATGCCCGTGACCGATTGCAGATGCGGGCGCTGTCGGGCGCCAAAGCACCGGAAAAAATGGCAGACCCGATTATTGTTCACCCTGATGTGCGTCGTATGCTGCTTACCCAGAAAGCCTTTGCCGAAGGTGGGCGCATGCTGGTGCTTTATACGGCAAAAATGCTGGATATTGCTGATCATGTTGAAGCCGGTGATGAAAAGCAACGCGCAGAGACTCTGCTGGGGCTACTAACGCCGATTGTTAAGGCGTTTCTGACCGAAGTGGCTTTCGAATGCACTAATGAAGGTGTGCAGATTTTTGGTGGACACGGCTTTATTAAAGAGTGGGGTATGGAGCAGCTGGTTCGCGATGCACGTATTACTCGACTCTATGAAGGCACAACGGGCATTCAGGCGCTAGACCTGCTGGGTCGCAAGGTGCTGATGAGTCAGGGCGAGTCGCTGAAAGTATTGACCAAGGAGATCCATGTCTTCTGTAAGACAGAAGCTAACAATCCATTGATGAAAGAATTTGTTGAGCCGCTGGCAACGTTAAATGCTGAATGGGGTGAGCTGACCATGGGGGTAGGCATGAAGGCCATGCAGGATCGTGACGAAGTAGGGGCGGCTAGCGTTGACTATCTGATGTATGCGGGCTACGTATCACTGGCCTATATGTTTGCCCTGGCCGCCAAAAAAGCCCTGGCACCTGAAAAGGAAGGCGACGGTGCATTCTATACCGCCAAGCTGGATACTGCGCGATTCTACTATCAGCGTATCTTGCCACGCACGCGTGGCCATGCAGCCATGGTTCAGGCAGGAGCCGCTAGCCTGATGGCAATTTCCAGTGAAAATATGGGGTTAGGTTTTGAAATTTGA
- the rnk gene encoding nucleoside diphosphate kinase regulator, with the protein MGFRPPILINRLDAERLQRLIDNAESKDHAVAKLLEVELARGEVVDPEDIPQDVVSMNSQIQFTDLSRGRQMVRTLVYPHSLANIEDAISVMAPIGTGLIGLKIGDVIDWPVPNHGDVSLRIDAIFWQPEREKQFHR; encoded by the coding sequence ATGGGATTCCGTCCCCCTATCCTGATAAACCGTTTGGATGCCGAACGTCTCCAACGCCTGATCGATAACGCAGAGAGTAAAGATCATGCAGTGGCCAAATTACTTGAAGTAGAGTTGGCGCGCGGTGAGGTAGTGGATCCTGAAGATATTCCTCAAGACGTGGTCAGTATGAATAGTCAGATTCAGTTCACTGATCTATCGCGCGGAAGACAAATGGTACGCACACTGGTCTACCCTCATTCACTGGCTAACATAGAAGATGCCATATCTGTTATGGCCCCTATAGGTACTGGTCTGATTGGTCTCAAAATAGGCGATGTTATCGATTGGCCAGTGCCTAATCATGGAGATGTTAGCTTACGTATTGACGCAATCTTCTGGCAACCTGAACGGGAAAAGCAGTTTCACCGGTGA